One Polaribacter sp. SA4-12 genomic window carries:
- a CDS encoding DUF2279 domain-containing protein — protein MIKKPIFFLFFLISISVVGQTSSFYKKSDTLNTKRRNAIAITESVMAVGALIALNQLWYKDYPRSGFHFKNDNNDWKQMDKTGHFMTSYYVGKVGMEVLDWAGVSKKNQLIYGATYGFAFLTAVEVLDGFSEEWGASPGDILANAAGTGLLIGQELLWDEQRITVKYSFHQTDFAKQRPNTLGENYLQQALKDYNGQTYWLSANIWSFNKESSFPKWLNVALGYGADGMLYGNSNAGNAMLQNPYRQFYLSLDLDLTKIKTNSEFLKSVFSIVNFIKIPAPTLEINSKGGLKFHYLYF, from the coding sequence ATGATAAAAAAACCTATTTTCTTTCTATTTTTTCTGATTTCAATTTCGGTTGTTGGACAAACTTCATCGTTTTATAAAAAGTCTGATACTTTAAATACCAAAAGAAGAAATGCAATCGCAATTACTGAAAGTGTAATGGCAGTAGGTGCATTAATTGCTTTAAATCAACTTTGGTATAAAGATTACCCTCGTTCTGGTTTTCATTTTAAGAATGATAATAACGACTGGAAACAAATGGATAAAACTGGGCATTTTATGACTTCTTATTATGTCGGTAAAGTTGGAATGGAAGTTTTAGATTGGGCAGGAGTTTCTAAAAAAAATCAATTAATTTACGGAGCAACTTATGGTTTTGCTTTTTTAACAGCTGTAGAAGTGTTAGATGGGTTTTCAGAAGAATGGGGAGCTTCACCAGGAGATATTCTTGCAAATGCTGCTGGAACTGGTTTATTAATAGGACAAGAGTTACTTTGGGATGAACAACGTATTACAGTAAAATACTCATTTCATCAAACAGATTTCGCAAAACAAAGACCAAATACCTTGGGCGAAAACTATTTACAACAAGCTTTAAAAGATTATAATGGTCAAACTTATTGGTTATCTGCCAACATTTGGTCTTTTAACAAGGAAAGTTCGTTTCCAAAATGGTTAAATGTTGCTTTGGGTTATGGCGCAGATGGAATGCTTTATGGAAACTCAAACGCAGGAAACGCAATGCTACAGAATCCTTACAGACAATTCTACCTTAGTTTAGACCTCGATTTGACAAAAATCAAGACAAATTCGGAATTCTTAAAATCTGTCTTTTCTATTGTTAACTTCATAAAGATACCTGCTCCAACGCTAGAAATTAATAGCAAAGGCGGTTTAAAATTTCATTATCTGTATTTTTAA